A single region of the Triticum dicoccoides isolate Atlit2015 ecotype Zavitan chromosome 2B, WEW_v2.0, whole genome shotgun sequence genome encodes:
- the LOC119366039 gene encoding endonuclease 4-like, whose amino-acid sequence MGLLMLLHVLLVAAAARAPAAQAWGKEGHYMTCKIADGFLTSEALTGVKALLPSWANGELAEVCSWADSQRFRYRWSSPLHFADTPGDCKFSYARDCHDTKGNKNVCVVGAINNYTAALQDSSSPFDPTESLMFLAHFVGDVHQPLHCGHVDDLGGNTIKLRWYRRKSNLHKVWDSDVITEAMKDFFNKDQDAMIESIQRNITDDWSSEEKQWEACRSKTTTCAEKYAQESAVLACDAYEGVEQDDTLGDEYYFKALPVVQKRLAQGGVRLAAILNRIFGGNGRLQSI is encoded by the exons ATGGGGTTGCTCATGCTGCTTCACGTCCTCCTGGTCGCGGCGGCGGCGAGAGCCCCGGCGGCGCAGGCGTGGGGCAAGGAGGGCCACTACATGACCTGCAAGATCGCCGAC GGTTTCCTGACGAGTGAGGCGTTGACGGGGGTGAAGGCGCTCCTGCCGTCGTGGGCCAACGGCGAGCTCGCGGAGGTGTGCTCGTGGGCGGACAGCCAGCGCTTCCGGTACCGGTGGTCCAGCCCCCTCCACTTCGCCGACACCCCCGGCGACTGCAAGTTCAGCTACGCCA GGGACTGCCACGAcaccaaggggaacaagaacgtgtGCGTGGTCGGGGCCATCAACAACTACACCGCCGCGCTCCAGGACTCGTCAAGCCCAT TTGACCCGACGGAGAGCCTGATGTTCCTGGCGCACTTCGTGGGCGACGTGCACCAGCCGCTGCACTGCGGCCACGTGGACGACCTCGGCGGCAACACCATCAAACTCCGCTGGTACAGGAGGAAGAGCAACCTGCACAAG GTGTGGGATTCGGACGTGATCACAGAGGCCATGAAGGACTTCTTCAACAAAGACCAGGACGCCATGATCGAGTCCATCCAGCGCAACATCACC GACGACTGGTCCAGCGAGGAGAAGCAGTGGGAGGCGTGCCGCAGCAAAACCACCACCTGCGCCGAAAA GTACGCCCAGGAGAGCGCGGTGCTGGCCTGCGACGCGTACGAGGGCGTCGAGCAGGACGACACCCTAGGAG ATGAGTACTACTTCAAGGCGCTGCCGGTGGTTCAGAAGAGGCTCGCCCAGGGGGGCGTGAGGCTGGCGGCGATCCTCAACCGGATCTTCGGCGGGAACGGCAGGCTGCAGAGCATCTGA